The sequence below is a genomic window from Sphingobacterium sp. ML3W.
CCAAGTATTCAATGGTAATACCAATGCACAAGGGTCACCTTGCAAACCATTAATTCCTTCTGATGGACTAGGATTCGTATTAGCAGCATCAATCACCTTTGGTTTTAGGTAACCTGGGAACCAATAATCACCAGAAGCATCATTAGTCGCAGCGAAACCGTATACACCATTTTCATACGTCAAGTTACCCAATGCCCAAACTTCACCTCCAATATTTACACTAACTGGCGCTTTCACCGAAAGTTCTAAGATATATTTAACACCTGGTTTGAAAGTCAGATTTTTGAATGAAAATGGTTTAGCTATACTATTATTAATCGACAATCCTGTTAAATTAACAATACCCGTTTCCGTATATGCTGTTGTAATAAAAGTCGAATCCGACACAATTACTTTACCAGTCTTAGTCGGTAATGTAAAGCTAACTTCCTCAGTAGTGGCAGCATAAGAAACAGCCCCATCAGACAGTTTTACATTAGCGCTAACACTAGATGGTGTTACTGTAGCACCACCGATCACTGTTGCACCAGATATTTTCGAAGAATCAAACTTTAACGTTACTTGGGTAAATAAGTGGTCTAAATCTGCATTCAATACATTTTGGCCGTCCTTTACTTCAAACGGTACCTGATCCAACATAAAATCCACATCAGCTTTTAAACCCCCAAAATTAACGGTGTTCAAAGTCGCATCTGCTGGAATAGTTGGCAATCCTTTTCCTGTACCTGAAGCATATATCAAAAATGTATAATTTCCTTTAGCAATAGAAAAATCCTGTGTGCCATTACCCTGAGTAAAGGACTTTGTTTCTTTATAGTTACCTGAAGCATCAAAAATTGCTACAGCATATACTGTACCTGCTTTTAACTGACCTTCCTTATGCCCAGTATCGACAGATTCCGCACGATTCGAACCTTTCAAAGTACGACTCGAAGAAGTAGTATATACCGGAGTCAATGTCGCCTCCAATGTGTATTCATTATTAAATGGTATTTCAACTTTTTGGACAGCAGATACGTAACTTTTACCTACCGAACCTACTTTTATTGGATCTGGTTTCGCAAAGGCTTGTCCTATATTTAAGCGTATTGTAGACCCTTCGGTTAGAACTATATTTGTATCTTTATTACAAGAAGTTAGAAATAATAGTACAGCTAAGCTAGAGGCTAGGCCTATTTTTAATTTAAAATTGTTCATCAGTTTATTATGGATGTAATGAAATTAGGTTAGTTCCACTCTTGTTCTTGTGCCTGCGTTTCTGTGTTCCAAGACTCTTTTAAATTGCTTTCCACAGAACCCGCCGCAATACCGTATTCAAGTTCTACATACTGAAGATTTACTCGTGGCGCTTCATAGCGTATTTGACCTTTATTGTTGGTCAAATTTTCATTTGTTGTTTTCATTCTTTTATTATTGTTATTAATATTTTGTTCAAAATTTTATATCGAAACTACTTTTAAGCCGAAACTCAGCAACTCAAACATTGAACTGTACAAGATTTATATGGCATTAAACAGTCTGTTTTTATTTAAAATTTTGACGAAAGTAGATAATAGTTCAACACAAAATTCGAATTTTGAAATAACAATTTGTAATTGTAGATTAAATGCCACAGAGATAACAAGTCGGCCAAAACAAATTCCATTTAACTAAATATCAATAAATTAACAATACAGAATGTGGTTAATAAAAAATTAAAAAAAAGAAAATACATAGTTTATATTTTCCTTTTGAGCAAAAAAAAACTCCCGACCTTTTGGGTCGAGAGTTTTTTGTTTCATATAGTTACTACTTACTTAAGAAAAAGTACGGTTATCATCCTCACCATTACCCCATGATTCCTGTATTGTATTATTAGTTGGATTAGATCCAGCCGCAATACCTTGCTCCAATTCAATCGTAGTCATTTCTACTTTTGGGCTTGTATATGTTTTTTTCAATTCGTTGTTCATCTTATTGTATTCTTTAATATTATTTGAAATTAATTCTTACAAGCACCTTTTTTCAGACCTTTTCCAAAGCCCTGTATACCTGTTGCATTGTCCACACGCTGTGTTATTTTCACAGAGTTTGATTCAGCCCCACCTTTCCAATTAACATTATTGAATGGCTTATTATCAAGCATTTTCATTGGTAATAATTCACCATCTGCAGATTTTCTACCGAATACAGTCACATATCCAGCTTGGTCAATGTTCACTTGGATTAATGGATTCGTTTGTGTTGTGTAATTTCCTTCCATTCCCTTGGCCCATACCTGAGGAATACCACCAGCACCATGACGTGTTCCATCTGTAAACCCAATGGTCTGAGCTGTACCTAGACCGGCTTCAAAAACTTCAAATTGTAACTCTTGATTTGCGATATTCACCCCATTCACATTCATATTAAATGAATTGTCTAGCGAGTAGATATTAAATACAAAACCGTAATCAGCAGCTGGAGCAGTAATCTCACTAGATATGATCGATCCATTTGCAGCATTAAAAGGACCAACTTGGAATACATCGTTAACGATGAAATTTCTGATAACTGCACCATCACCTGGATTACCGTAAATAGGGAAATTCCAATTCATTCCACTCGTAACAACTTCACCCGTACATACCTTATACTCTAGGTTCAAGTTATAACGTTGACCTGGTACGATATTCAATTTATCAAAAGAGAAATTATTATTCACAACTCCACCAATTTCCAAAGTACCAAAAGTAAGCGTAGCACCTTTTAATAATTCATCATGAATCAATAATGTTGGTGTACTAGTTGCTACAAGAGAACCAGGAGTGAAACCTGGAAACGCTACAGCAACATTTTGATTAGCTTCACCGTTATAAACAATTTTATTATCTGCAAATGTCAAACTTGCACTTGCATGCGATGGTGTTATAGTTGGCGCAACGATTTGTCCAATAGTACCAATTGTACCTTCAGCTACGAATATCTTTGTCGTGATCTGGCTGTACTGGTGTTTCAAAGTAACATTCAACGTATTCGTTACACCAGGTTTCACTTCCAATTCACCTTTGAAGTACATCAAGTCAGCACTGATATCTTTTAAAGAAGCTGTCGATAAACTACCCACGCCTTCTACAGAAGGAACTGAAGTTTCATTCGTCGAGTAAGCAATAAAAGTATATGTACCTGCATTCAAAGCAATCTCTGTATTTGTCTCTTCAGCATTAAATTCTTTTGTAGACACAAAATCACCATTGCTATCATATACCAACACCGCATATTTTACACCATTAGCTAAGTTAAAAGTACCTGTTGATGCTGCTGCAGCTGCACGGCTAGTACCTGCACGTAGGCCATTTGCCTGGTTAGCTGGAGCATCTGTTGTCAATGTTGCAGTCAAGGTACTTCCTTTAGCGAAAGGTACTGAAGACACCTGAACATCTTGTTGATGAGAAGCAGCACCTGCTTTTGTTTTTGCTCCATTACTTGAAGCCGGAGTAGCAACACCCAAAAGGTTTACTTTAACTACAGTATCACCACTTACAATACTGTCTTGTGTTTCTTTACACGAGTACGAAGTTAAGCACAAGAAAGCAACAACTGCCATCATGACTTTACCTTTGGATTTTTGATAAAATTGAGAAATCATTCTTTTTTTAATTATTTATTGATTATGTTAGAAACATGATGATATGCAAGTCAACCAGGCTGAATGTGACAAAAAAAAGCGTCCATAGAAAATCAAAAATCGACAATGTTTTATATACTTTCTAAGTAAATAGATTTACTTAGAAATAAATTCTTACGCAAAAGTAGCTGTATAAATGAGAATGAACGACATTCCTCTACATTATAAATTTTCCTGTAGTTGTATTACTACAAAAAGACAGATTAACTTAACCAGGTATCGATATACAACAAAACCTTAAACCATTTAAAGACACTTAACATTTAACCCACAATCCCATAATTCTACAACAGAAGCCATAGCTTTTAGGCTTATATATACTTTTTCAATTTATTATCCATGATAACTTATTATTGTAAATTCATCAAATCCTTAAGACTATAAGTAATTGAACACTGTTTTTCTCTTCCCCCCAACAGTTGCCATGATTTTCGTCGTACCAGCTATAAAGAACCAGCTTGTGCATATATCAAAACTGTGAATTTCACATTTTCATCCAAAGCTGGTCGGTCCGTTGTTGCATCAGCAAGATTCGCACTAGACTCACTACCCACCGGATTGGGTGTGCTGGAAGTCAATATGACGTTAAAAGATGAAATCTTTGAAAAAGTAACGTTGACCACCTGCTCTTCTTAATGAGCAGCACCAGCTTTAGGTCCATTATTAGCGTCACTATTCGCAACACCCAAAAGATTTACCTTCTCTACAGCACTATCATTCACGATACTGTCTTGTGCTTCTTTACAAGAGTACGATGCCACACAGACAAAGGCCACAAGGACCAACATCGCTTTACTTTTTGTTTTTTGATAAAATTGCAAACTCATGCTATTAAAATTTATGTGTCAAAATGCTAAGTACATGACAATTTTGTATAGTACAGAAATCCAATTTATTATATCCAGACAGGAGTGTTTCAGCGAGATAATCGAGTCCATATTTGAATACAGATTTTGCTTTTCTGCCGTGTTTCTTGATCGTTATCGGTTTTATTTCCCGATCAATGTAGTCTCCGATAAGATAGCACCAGATAAACGCCAACATAGTAAGCATCATTAATTTTTCAAGTCTGTCGAGTGCCGTTACATGTGTATCTTCGATATTGAACCCACTGGATTTCATTCCTTTGAAAAGGGTTTCGACTTGCCAACGTTCTTTGTAATACCTCAATGCTTCATCAGGCTTATTAAAAGAGACCAGTATAAGCAATTCGATCTTTCCTTGCGCACTAGATTTTGTGGCCGATAGATAGCAAAGTTCTCCGCCTAGCTGTACAATATGCTGATAATGTTGATATTGCTTAACCTTTATCGAATTGAACAGATAGGAAGCTTTGATAAAAGATTGTTTTCTTGGTAAGAAGACCTTAAAGTTATTACGTATCCTGATATGATAACGAATATTATTGAGGTTTAAGAAGTTGAGCCAGAGATCTCCCACAAACTCCCTGTCGGCCAATAGGCAATCAATCTGATCCAGGCCAAACCAATCGATGAAGTTCTGCATCAGATCGATCCGTTCCTGTGTGTTGGAGTTTCCTCTTTTGTCAAGCATCTTAAATAGAAGGGGAATAGCCACACCTTTGTATATCACGCCCAACATCAAGATATTGATATTACTGCTCCCGAACTTCCAATTTGTTCGGTCCATGACCAATATTAGCTTTCCTTTTACAGGTAGCATACTGAATATCAAAGAACTGATAAGCTTCATCGGCAATTCTGCCTCCGCCATAAAGCGCTGTATGCGCCGCATGCAGCTCGAGGCTAGGCTTGCAGAGTCAAATCCTGCAGACACTTTCACAAAGTTCACAGACTTTGTTTTGCATAGCGCTGTTACGAATAGGCAAACAAGTCGGATCCTGGCTAGGTGAAGATCTTTGCTCATATGAGCTTTAAATAGTGTCAATAAGTCTGTATCTTTAGCCCTAAGGCTGGAGTTCTTTTTTAAAGGCATTACCTGAATAATAATCCTTTAATTTACTGAATTTCAGCCTTTTAACCAAATTAACAGGAGATTATTTTATTGGTTTTTAGATACTTGTGAGTTTTGTCATGTACTAAAGTCAAAATGTTTAAAAAACTATTTATATATCTTCACCAATAAGCCACCATACACAATTATATGTCCTTTCAAAAAATAGTTTGCAAAGCAATAATTATGACACCAATGGTATAAAAGTTGATTCTTCAGAAAAGTTATTTCCAACTTGAGTTAAAATTTTGTAGACGAGTTTCTACAGGCCTAAATGCTCACTACAGTTCATAAATATTATTGAATCAGCTAGTTTTAACTAATAGATCAATAGAAATCAATTAACTTATCACTATAAAAACTCACTTACTTAATTGCAGGCATGATAGCCCATAAAGTGTCGATTCATGATTAAAATATCGTTTTAGCTAAAAAACAGCATAGATGAATAACTCGAATAAAAAGGTTAAAAAAGGATATCAGATTTGGTAAGAATTCTTTTTAAGAACAAGGAGGCTAAAAAACATTCTTATATGTATATGCGACAAGAAAAAAAATAAGGGTTTATCAAAAAAGGATAGAAATTCCCTATTTTTCAAATAAATATTTTCTTAGTTGTTTATCAATCCAAATTTTGAATTTTTATAAACATCTTAAAAAAAAACGAAATATGCCCAACATAAAATTAATGACTGAAAGTTAAAACAAAACTAGTTGTCATTAAATTTATATTAAATTTAATCACTTCCGTCCTAAATAAATTTTAGGCGCGTGTTTCCCTTGAAACAGTATCTATTTTTAGATAATTTCAATTTTGACCCTATTTTTTAGTCTGAGAATATCTGTAGCTGTCCATTTTTACCCTTAACTGGTGGCCTGATAAAAGGATCATCTATCCATTGCCATATATTTATTTTCACGAATATATTCATCCTGATAAACCCGACCAAGTTAGACAGATTCCAATCGTATTTAGCCTTCTTCTGAAGGTATTTGAGCAGTAATATTCCAATCAACGAAGTCCATATTTGGATCATGACCGCATTTTCAGAAGTACCCACAAAAGATGATATTTTTAAGCGTTGCTTCAGATGCTTGAAGAAAATCTCGATCTGCCATCGCTGTTTATAAATGTTAGCTACTAGTGATGCCTTCCATTGGATATTATTTGTCAGAAAGTGGTACTGGTTGTCTGTGCTGCTGTCCCAAAAGTGAATCAAGCGTAATGGTTTAGAGTTGTATCTATCTGCTGATGGACCAGAAAGCTCAATGATCTCATCTTTAATGATTCCCTTTTCAAGGAGTGCTTCACTCTGGTATGACTTGATAACGTTGTACTTCATGTTAGTTTTACTCCTGGTAACAAAATAACAACCTCTGCTGTCCAAATCCCCGAGCCAGTTGTAATCCACATAACCTCTATCCACCACTACAACGCTTCCTTTGGAAAAACTATAGCTACCCGCACGCTGGCTTTCATGAACTTTCCCGTCTGTAATCTGCATGAAAACAGGAAGACATCCATCATAATCCAGCACAGTGTGCAGTTTTACAGCACCTTTGGTGCTTCTAAATTTAGCCCAGTCAAATACAGATAAACATAAAGGGATGATACTGGCATCCATCAGATAAACCTTGCGCTTTAATTGCGTTAGATCTTTGCGCAAATGGGTATCCTTTTGCCATAGCTTATCTAATAGCGAAAAGTACAGATCTTTAAAGAGTTCATGGGTGCGGTGCTTGTTGATATAGGAAATATTGGACTTGCTGGGTGCTCTACCAACACCTAAATGGTTCAAATTACCAGTCGTACTACGTAAGCCATTACTGATATCACGAACTGAATCTGCAGAAGAAAAATGGCAAAACAACATGCTAGCAAGATGCGTCCAGCTGTTGATCCCTTTACAATGTTTGTCACTCTTGTGCTTAGCAACCAAAACCTTGAATAATTCGCGGTCGATAAGTGATAAAATCTGACTAAAAACGTTTAAATTTACCATGGCGGTGTGTTAAAATTTGACGATTTAAATATAGCAACTTTGCTATAGCAAAACACCGCCACTTTTTTCAACGTTTAGGACGCTACTGAAATTTAATGGACAGGATACATAGATTAAAACATTAGTCCTACTTTTACTTCAATCAATAAAATTAAATTAGAAAAAATGCCATTAAATTATCATAATCACAATTGCACACCTTTTTGAAATTTAATACCTTGTTTAAACAAACAATAAAGAAACTGATTATCTCAATTTGAAATTAAAAGGAAATAAAATATTTTAAACTTTTATTTTGTAAAATTGTTATTAGTTCGTAATATTACATAGCGAAAACATATTTTAACAGGTTATAACCATCAGTAAAAGAGGGTAAAGCATTTACCGGACAAGGATGAACAGGTTTTAAAGACACATACCTTCCATATGGCAATGCTATAACTCCCTCAAAACACGTATGAATAATAATATTAATTAATCATAGTTTAATTTTAACCACAATAATACAAGACATTAGTATATCCAAACAATAACATTATGAATAAGAACACAAAAAAAATGTACGTAGCCCCGACTATTGAGGAGCTTGTAGTCGAATTAGAACAAGGTATTGCCGCAGGATCAGGAGGTGCACAACCAGGGGCACCTACTATTAATGAGCAAGATGGTGCAGGAGCAAGCGGTTGGGAAGTAGACGGCTTTTAATTTCACTAACCCTAACTAACAATTTTAACAATATGAAAACAATCAATAATAATATAGCGAGTAAGTTTGCTCTTGCCGCTTTTTTGGCTTTGGGCACGTTAGCTATAACAAGCTGTAGTAAAGACAATAACCAGACGGATCAAGAGATTCCAACAGGAAATAGCCAACTCATCGTTCGCATTGCGGGCATCAGCGATGGCGAAAATATTTCTACAAAAGGAGCAAAAGGAAGTACATCAAAAACTTCTGCCTCCACTCATTCTATCGAATTGGTTCAATCCAACGGTTTCGATGCTATCGTTGCAGTAGATAACAACGCACCTTCTGTTAACGCCTCCCCACTTTCTCAAGCTGGACTACGAGCATCAAGCGGATTAAAAGCAGCCTCTACACCGTTAACATCAACCACCACATATCGCTTATATTTATATAAAAATAATGGCGGCACTTATACTTTTACAACATCAATGCAATTTACGCCCGGAGCTGAAGCACCGATTCAGATACCAAATGGCTCTTACAAATGGGTAGCATTGTCATACAACAATACAGACCCAATACCTAACGCAGATATATCAAGCAACATCGTATTACCTGAGAACAAAGATGTACTTTATGCATCATCAGGAACTACTGATATTGTCGTTAATGGCAATACTGCTCCCTTAAATATTACTTTTGACCGTCTTTATGCCCGAGTCGCTATTGAGGTCAATACCTTAGGTATGTTTGCTCCAATTAATTCTGCCACTATTGCAGTAACAGGACAAAGCGCAAAAGCAGCAACGGTCAACTTAATCACCGGAGCTCTTACAGTAGCACCATCCGGAGGTGTCCCAGCTCTTACAGAGGTCAACTTTACAAATCTCGATGGCAACGCCAGCAGAAAGGTCGCCTACTACTACACAGCAGACCAAACAGCTCAAAACCTAACGGTATCCGTAACCAATTTAAAAATACAAATTGATAATGGCACCGAACGTACCTTTGGCGCAACACCCTTGTCTCAAAGCAAATCACTTACACTTGAACGTGGCAAAAACCACCGCTTCTTAGTAGGCATCACAGAGTCTGCATTGTCGTTTGGCTCGGACACTGGCGCGGCAAAATGGTCCAGATCAAATTTATACTATAAACCAAACGATCCGACACCATACCGCTTTTACCACACCAATCCACAGACAAACGACCCTAACAGCTTCTTCTCTTTTGGAGCGCATCGCCCACGCGTATTAGCAAGCGCAAATGCTGCTGTAGATGCTTGTGCATTGGTTTATCCCGCAGGTTTGTGGAAAATACCTACCGGCGCACAATTAGACAATGTAACC
It includes:
- a CDS encoding IS4 family transposase, whose protein sequence is MPLKKNSSLRAKDTDLLTLFKAHMSKDLHLARIRLVCLFVTALCKTKSVNFVKVSAGFDSASLASSCMRRIQRFMAEAELPMKLISSLIFSMLPVKGKLILVMDRTNWKFGSSNINILMLGVIYKGVAIPLLFKMLDKRGNSNTQERIDLMQNFIDWFGLDQIDCLLADREFVGDLWLNFLNLNNIRYHIRIRNNFKVFLPRKQSFIKASYLFNSIKVKQYQHYQHIVQLGGELCYLSATKSSAQGKIELLILVSFNKPDEALRYYKERWQVETLFKGMKSSGFNIEDTHVTALDRLEKLMMLTMLAFIWCYLIGDYIDREIKPITIKKHGRKAKSVFKYGLDYLAETLLSGYNKLDFCTIQNCHVLSILTHKF
- a CDS encoding IS4 family transposase → MVNLNVFSQILSLIDRELFKVLVAKHKSDKHCKGINSWTHLASMLFCHFSSADSVRDISNGLRSTTGNLNHLGVGRAPSKSNISYINKHRTHELFKDLYFSLLDKLWQKDTHLRKDLTQLKRKVYLMDASIIPLCLSVFDWAKFRSTKGAVKLHTVLDYDGCLPVFMQITDGKVHESQRAGSYSFSKGSVVVVDRGYVDYNWLGDLDSRGCYFVTRSKTNMKYNVIKSYQSEALLEKGIIKDEIIELSGPSADRYNSKPLRLIHFWDSSTDNQYHFLTNNIQWKASLVANIYKQRWQIEIFFKHLKQRLKISSFVGTSENAVMIQIWTSLIGILLLKYLQKKAKYDWNLSNLVGFIRMNIFVKINIWQWIDDPFIRPPVKGKNGQLQIFSD